The Pseudobacteriovorax antillogorgiicola genome segment TCCAAGAAACCGTTGCAACACTGAACGAAATCACGGCCATGGTAAACAAAAGTGTTGACAATGCGAACACGTCCACCGAAAAAGCAAACCTATCCCATGAGATCGCTACGGAAGGGCGAGAGGCAGTGAACAATATGCGCCAGTCTATGAAGGATATCGAAGTTTCTATTACCAACATGATGAGCCAAGTGGAAGAAAGCAACGAACAAATCGAAAATATTGTCAGGATTATCAGCGAAATATCGAGCAAAACAGCTGTGATTAATGACATCGTCTTTCAAACTAAGCTTCTGTCATTCAACGCTTCGGTCGAGGCCGCACGTGCTGGTGACCACGGCAAAGGATTCGCTGTCGTTGCAGAAGAGGTTGGTAACCTAGCTCAAATGAGTGGCAATGCAGCCAAGGAAATCTCTGAATTATTAGGTAATAGCAGCGAACGAGTGCAGCAGATCGTGAAGCGCTCCAAAGAAGAGATGGGTCGTTTGGTTCACGAAGGTAGCGATAAAGTGAGCGTTGGTGTTGATATCGCCAACCGCTGTGACGAGATTCTCGGTGAAGTTGTTGAGCATGTGAGCAACGTTAAAGAGCTTATGATCGAAATTTCCCACGCTTCAAAAGAACAGGCGGAAGGTGTGAACAATATTTCAATCGCAATGAACGAACTGGATGAAGCCACTCACTCTAATTCCGACATGGCTCATGAAACGTCAAGCTGCTCCAGCGAGCTAGCCACTCAGTCTCGTTCACTCGCTAGTGCTGTTGAGCTTCTCGATACTGAAGTTTTTGGCATGGGCAAGACAAACAGCAGCCGCCCTGCAGCGCATGATAGCAAGCGCAGTGCTGAAGACGATCTTCAAGACAGCCTTGATGAGATCGATGTCAATGACAACGTTCATGAACTTCGTCGTGATCAAGGAACTGGCAAAGCCGCATCTAAAAAACGGGTGGTTGGTTTCGATGATATTCCATCTTCTGACAACCCCGGTTTCGACGACGAATAATTCGATTGGCTCCCTATGATGAACTTGGATAGAACAGCACTATACCATTCAGGATACTCCACCCTTTGCTTTGCACTTCTTTTGAGTTGCAATCAACTGAATGTGAGTCGTAACGATGAGAATAGTAAGCCCAAAGGTGTAAGCCCTACAGAATCCCCCAGTGAAACGGAAAGCGCTGTGATCGACACTCAGGTCAATGAGCCCGTTATGGCAGGTGGTGGTTTTCTTCATTGTAGCTACGTCGACCCAAGTGTTCAGAATCAAGTCGGATGCGGAGTTTATAACCCAGAGACGAATACTAAAAAGAACCTATCGGGGATAGCTGATCAGCAGATTCAAGCCTTCGACTTAGGTGGCCTTCTGGTTCAGATCAATTTCCGTGCTGCTAATCAAGACCCAAACTATCATTGGCTTACAGACGTTTCCTTAACTCCTCTGTTGGCACTACAGGTAAAAGCAAGCAGCCAGATTCAAGGTTTGGCGAATCAAGACCAGTTTGTGAGTATTTCTGACGAGATTCCATCGATCATCAACGAGAGTTTTGCACCAACGGAAGATGCTGTTATGGCTGCCACTCAACCCTGGTATTTGGGAGACGTAGGGATTAACTGCCTGACGACTTGCCAAAATCGGGGTGGTGTCAACCAGCAGGCTATGGAAGACTTCTCGTCTGCTCAATTCTGTAGTCAGGTACTCACGAGTTTGAATCTGACTGTAGACTCTGTCGATCTTCTAAGCTTCGCCAATCGCCCCTGGGCTTGCCTGTACCGACCGGACTTGAGAATCTTGTATGTTGCAGCCGTTCAGAATATTGATGCAAACGCCTCCCAAGGCGGCATGCAAAGACTCTGTTCCTGCCAAAACTAACCTGGCAAGTCAGAGCCTCTCATGAGGGGAAATAGCTGGACACTGAGCTGATAGATTCCGTTGGGCTCTGAGGTTTTGCTAGCTCGTTCAAAAATTTGATACAAAAACCTGTCATACACCTTTTGAATTTCTTTTCTTGTAGCATCATCGGTTGTAAAGCTTATCGAAATAAAATCTCCTTGGTCTGGCTGCTTCCACGCTTCAGAAAGCAAGGCAAGATTCAATACATCCGTATGAAACTGAATGCCCTGCAAATAGCTTGGCTCTTCAGCGATGATATCCTTCGTCGTTTGGCTTAGTCGACCTTTGAGCTGATCATACTTCAGAAACCCGCCGCGTTTAAGCATTGATAGGCTAGACTTGATATCACTGATGGGAATTCCTGGGTTCATATGCAAACCGAACCATGTGGGATCATCTTTTACTCCTGGCAAGCCCACCATCTCACGTATCAGCAAATTGCACCAACGGCTATCGCGAAAATCTTCATTTTCTTCGCGAAGTTGCTCCACTGGCTTAGGAGCAATGCGAGTCAAGGGAAAAAACTGTAGATTAAAGTGGTAGAGATCACGCCCTCGGCTCTTCTGAAGCAACAAGGTAGCCTCTCGTTTGAAATTTTGATAGAGTTCCATATATTCTGGGATCGCATTCTTAGCAACTCCAATCATCATAGTCTTGTAATCACGATGTGCTTTCTTTACCGTAAGCCCTTCCTGTGCGACCTCCATACCGCGACGACAGTAGTCGTGGTCTTGCCGAGCTGCAATAAAGCCGCGGAGGAGAACCCGCCCCGTAATGACTTGAAGATCCTTTTCCTTATTCAAACGAATCAGCCGTTTCCGTAAAAGTGCTTTTGCACATCGCTCGATATCAAGCTCGTTATTTGCGATCCCTAGAAGATTTTGCCCACGAATATCAAGCTTACTTTCCAAGCTTTTAAGATAGGCCATGGGAAGGAGGGGATCTACGCCTTGTACCTTAACAGTTCGCGTAAATGCCAAACCACCCAGGAACGTCATAGGAAAGCCATACCCCATAGCGGCGGGACCGTGATAGGCAAGGTGAATTTGTTTTTGGATATGACCAACAAACACCTTAAATACTCCTGAGTTCCGAGGATCAACGGATAGCTTGAATATGGCCTTTTGAATATCTTTGATAATTGCTTGGCTAAGCTCTTCTTCTTCGTAGCCTTTCAGATCACCAAGAATAACATAGATATCGAGAGAGTATGGCCTGATTCGAATTGCAAACCGCTTTCCATGACGGCGCGGATTGTACTCTGTTTTCTTAGCAAGGGGATAATTTCGAATATCTTCCTTAGAGTGAACTTTGCGTTCCCAGATGCTTTGAATGCACGACGGATCAAGTTTCCAATCACAATTTTTCTTTTCAAGCCGCTTGTTTAAGTAATATTCCAACCAGTAGGGGTGAATCCTCTTCATTTCTTCACTGTTTAGATCAATAGTCACCAATGCATAATCTTTATGCTTTGGGCTTAGGTCGATATTGATTTCTTGAATCTTCGGCCCACCGAGGCCTATTAAAATTGAAAGAGGACGGGGGAGGTTTTTAACCTTCAATAGATCCCAAACGCCTTTGAGATCATCGGGCATCAGTTCAAATGCATCGATCTTCCCCCCACTTCTCAAACCAGCCAGAAGCAAGCGAGCATGCCCCATCACTTGCTGAGGAGCATTCTCAAGAATTTCGACCATCTCAGGATCAATTGTTACAGTGACGAGCCCATGTTCTACATGAAGGCTCTTCTCCACTTTTTGTAGTTTTGGCTGCCTTGCCATTGATCTTCCATATCCTTTAGGAAGGCTATTCTGCTAATCATCACCATCGCCAACCAGCTCGTCGTCGTCCAATTGACCATCTGTATCTTGATCCTCTCCAAACTTTGTGGAGCGGCGGATATTCTGCAAGATCGCATCATACAATGGCCGGTTTTCTTTCTCATTGATGTGGATTTCGCCTCGGGTATTGACCGTAGCCGTATTCAAATTGACATCCACAAACCAAGCACCCAAAGCAAACTTGATGATCATGTCGTTGGTATCGTCTGCATCCACCTGGAGACCACCAGTACCCTTGAGTTTTATCGGTGTTAGTTGCCTAACTTCCACTTCAACCCTCCTTGTAGTGCTATCAATTTCGATGACGCCTTCGACTAAGGCTGCCCGATTTAGAAGTTTAGGGTCACTTGATTCCCGTAAGGGTCTTAATTCGAACTCGACTCGTTGGTAGGAGCCATCGAGTGCGCTGAATGAATCAATACTTGGTGTAACAGTGTTGGCAAGAAGATCATAAACATAGTCATTATCTTTAAGTTTCAGGGAGCTATCTTCGGTATCTTCCAATGCATCTTTCTCATCTTGCAACTCTTTTTCAATACTAGCGACTTCCTCTTCATGAGTTGCCCGCTCCTCATCTTCTTGCTCACGAAGTGCTTCTTTTTCTTCCTCAGTCGCTGCAGCAGCAATAAGCTCATCATACTCAGCTTCAATGCTTTCTATGGAGCCTTCCTTTTCTTCTCGTGTAGTCGCTTTACCAGGATCTTCTTGCTCTTCAATTTGAGAGAGGCGTTCGTCTAGGCCTTGCTCAAACTCAGACTCCTCAGCACTAGGAACCATTCTCAAGCGACTCACAGTCAAGCGGCCGTAATTTATAGTCAAGCCATTCGGCAAAATCAAGGGTGTCGACGCTCCCTGCAGGGTTGCCGAGCTATCAGCTGATAAGGTCAGCGTCATTGAGCTCGATGTTCCCGTGGAGTCGTCTGGTATACTACCATCAGCTTCCACTCCATCAGTTTCATCAGCTGGGTTTCCCACAAAGACACCACATTGAACCATAAGAATACAAGTACATAGAAAGCTCAGGCCTCTACCGGAGATCAGATTCTTCATGATGGATTCCTTGTTTGAGATATCTTTGGTTAATATAGCACAATTTTTAGGTATATTCCTGGGCAGGACTTGACAGATCATATATCAAGACGCCGTTATAAATACTAATCGGGAGAATTTATTTGTCCTTTAGTACTTCTAATTTATCTATATGTTTTAGGCTTTTATATGGCTATTTATGAAGATTTGGACCGTTTTACTGTCCTTTCTTTTGTATATCCCCAATGTTTGGGAGCGAGTAAGTTCTTTGAATCGTTGACAATGCTGCTTCAAGGTCCAGAGGAAAAACCAGCACTTCTGACTTTGATCCTAGATCTCTGGGTAAGACTTTGGATCGTTTTCCTATCTCGTGAGCAAATACCATGTATTTTCCATCCACAACCTGGCAGACCTCAGTACAGTCCACGAACAGTTCGTTCGGGATGTAGCCAATTTTAACGTATTGATTGCCCATGCTCGAATAAAGAGTTAAATCACTTCTAGTTAAGAATCCTAGGAAATCGTCATGAACGAATATTTTAATTAGGCCCAGCTTTCCAATAGCAGAGTTATCTGAAACTCCCTCATTCAAAAGAAAGCCATTTAAGTTTACCGCGCTCATCTTACGGTTTCGACTCCAAACACCCAATACATAATCCGTCTCCAGCTCCTGGCTTGCAACAAGCTCTTCCTCTTGCAAATCGTATAGCTTTACAAAATTCATATCTGCGATATACGCTATTGTTTTATCGCTCTTGTTAACATAAAAGGGTTGAAACGCACGTGACGTTGTTCGGAATCTTGGCATTTTTACTACGCCTTCTTTTTTGTAGTACTTAAGGACAAGTTCTTCTTTTTCATTAATAAAAGCGATTCCATCTGTAAAATCTCTGAAGAGGTAGCCACCTTTCGAAAGTGCGTGGTTTTCGATTATTTTCTTAGATTTTAAGTTCAATACCCACAACTTCCCATCAAATTCATAGCTAACATGTTTTTCATTACATTCCATTAGAGGGAGTTTTGATTTTTTCCTTCCCTTGAGTGAGGATGCCCAAATCAGTTCAGACTCTTTAGATGTAAGGTTGACTCTACTTATTGACCCGTCCTGATGCTGTGTCACAACTTGTCCATTTTCAAGCATACAACCATCTACTATTAGGTCCTTTTTTTGACCAAATGAAAATTCCTCAACGACATCCCCAGATAGAGAAATAGAAAACAGACTATTTTTTTCCGAAGCGAGCAAAACGAATTTGATTCCTCTCCCCAGAAGTGATTCAGTTCGGCCTAGGGCTTTTGAAAATTTAAATTCAGTCGGTTGCGATTGAATAGTCAGGAAGTCTGTTTCCTTTATCTCCACTATTGAGTCTTTAGATTGGCTGAAAAAAACTGGATTGGCACGTAACGGTCCAAACATCGCCTTTGCTAATCTCCCTCCTCCGCTCTCTATGAAAGTAGTGGGTTCTTCTCCATACCACACGATACTTCCTCCTAAGTAGTGGCCAGAGACAAACTTACGTCGACCCGGGTCAAAATCCCAAAATGCCATTTTATAGCCATTTTGTGGCTTGTAGGAGACAATTCCTGTGTCATTATAGAAGTAAGAAATTCCATTCTCTTCTAATACGCCAATCATGCCATTGTAAAAAGTAGACTTCTGCGGGAACTGAGGATTCTTTAGTCCTATTTTTCTAAGGACTTTCTTTGAATTTCGATCGAATACATAGGTAACACTATCGCTGAACTCATCCTTTCCTTTTAAGACAGCGATACTTGATGATGAGTTCAAGGCGCCGACACCAACAGCTGGAAATGGTAGGTTTTCCACAACTTGATTTTTAAGGTCGAATATTGCTACCAATCGCTCCTTGCTAGGGCTATAGTAACTTATGTAAACTTCATCTGAGACTCCATCAAACAACACTGGAGTTGGGCTTTTATAATCTCCAGGAATCGCCATACTAGCTTCAACTTTTGAAACGAAGCTTGAAATATATATTCTATCAGAATCATTATTGATACACGCTATCTCGTATACATTGGCATCGTAGAGTTTCTGCTTACAATTCGCGTTAAGCAGTATGCATTCATTTTGCTTCTGATCTAGCTGATATCTACAAACTCCGTCGGATGCGCTATTTGCCAAAATCCCTTCTTCATCCACGAACGAATAAAATGAATTGGTATCGTCTCCAATTATGACAACTTCATCTGGCTTTTTTGTATCAATTGACTTCAACTTCCCATTTTCGTGGAAAACTAATTTCCCCTTTATAATCCCGTCTAAATTTAGTTGAGATGATCTGTATTCACCAAGAATATGTAGGTTTTGTCCAACCTTAAATATGGTATTGCTAAGCTTTTCATAGATTGTAGCTATTTCATTGCCTTCTAAACCACCTAGACGTTGTGTAAGTTCTTCTAAGATTCTTATGGTTGCCGCGGTATCGTGAGCTTCAGATGCTGACAAAGCTCGCGCTGAAAGAACTTCGATCTCATCCAAAGTTCTTTGATCGAATATCTCGATTGACAGGCGAACCAAACCTGTTTCGTTACCATGTTTGTCAACTCCCTTGATGAAAAAGTTGTGCTGGCCTCTCTTAGGTGCTTGCAGTGCCCCTGAAAAGCCTCGAAAATTGCACTCATCTAGACCGAAGTTTTCATCTGCTGAGCAATAAAAGTACTCAAGGTCCTTACCCTCAGATGATGAGAATACAATTTCTTCCTGAGGGTTCAATCTAACGATTTCATCTAAAAGACTCACATTAGCAAGCAATGTAGGTGCATTACGTTGAACTTTGTACTTAAAATGACCGGCCCTAACCGAATCCTCAGATAGGAGGTCTATGAAGGAGTACTCGATATCGTAGATTCCGTCAGCTAGCTGTGCTGAAAGGCTAAGTGTTTTCTGCTCAAAATCATCGAACCAAACAGCATGATTGGGAGAATTTTCCCCTTTTATGGTAAGGCTCAGCACTTTGTCAGCAAACCCTTGGCCCGCTAAAGTAAGCCCTAAGTTATCCCTAATGTTGCCTAATACTAGTTCCCCTGATCGAGGCAACTTAAGCTCGGAAAAATTTTCCCTCTCATACTTTATTAGTTCAATCGAAGGGTTTGCCGACTTTGCAGTTGAAACACTGATACGCCCAAAGTATACAAGTGGGCCTTCTCGAAAAACCGCTGCAATTTCTCCCTCGGTATAAGTTTCCAGGTCGACTTTGATACAACCTTTCGAGCTAAATTCCAGTAGATTGATCTCTGATTTCGAGACAATAAAGGCCTTAGACCTATCTAGGTCAAGCTTCATCAAAGGATAGACAAGCCGAGTTTTCTCGCTTGAGGCCTCTCCACAGTCATAAATCTCTTGGTGGTAAATATTTGAGACTTTTTCACAAGCAAAAAGCAGCACTGGTAAAAGAACTAAGTATTTCATCGCACTCTCTTGTCGATATTTCCTTAGTTTTCGTCAAAGAGAGAGATATCTTGAAAGGGTTGAGTCTGGGATTAGTGTTTCAGGCACCATAGCAGTAGATCGTAACCCAACATGCTATGGTGGATAAGTATTACATCAACCAGTGAACGCTGCTGCTAGCTGCTGTGCTTGTTCGTCGGAGATTGGAAAGTTTGTATGTGATCCTTCTCCATCGTAATTAGACTTTAACTGTACGGGATCTGGATCTACATTTCCATTCAAGTCGGGTCCGGCTCCCCCACCGCCTTCTACATGACAGACAGCACAATTGTTCTCATTGAAAAAAGCAAGCCCAGCCTCCGCTAGAGCGGGGTCTACATCGCCACCACCATCGGGCGCGCTTCCTTCATCGGCTCCAGCATCATCATCGGTCGCGCCACCACCATCGGTTGCACCACCGGTAGTCGCATCACCAGCTGCTAGATTCTTTTTATACTGAGTTGCGACTGGTTCACTGCTGTCACAAGCACTACCTAAGATTGAAACAGCGAACAAACTCCAAATGATCCCCGTGAGTTTCATCTCTTTATCCCCAAAATATTAATATGCCTAGGCCTAAGCGATTTGCCCATAACTGTCTATCGGCTCGACGCCTAAGATTATTAATCTTTTATTTATCGATTTTGTTTATCTTTTAAATTCTAGGGCTCTATCTTCACAACAAGCTAATCATTAGACTTAAGCTACTAATTTATGAGTCTAAATATTTTCACTAAACATTGCCATAAATCTGCCGATAAGGCAGTGGGATTACAAAACCGTATCCTTGCCCAAGGACCTAATTTTTTTGGCTAAGTTGAAGGCAACGTCAAACGCTTGGACACGCAAACAACCTCTAGACAGCAAAAATTTTGGTGCTTTACTGGTAAGAAACTTGCGGAATGCTCTTTGCACAACAGAAAGAGCACGGAGACTTAAACTCCTACTTGTGATGGTAGGGACGATAAACCTAAAGGGGTACTTAACATGAGACTTAGCACTGTTTCTCTAGTTGCCATTCTAATGGCCATGTTTGGTTGTGAAACACAATCATTCGAGTATGAGATGAAGCCAGGAACTGCAACTTCAGGAGATGCGACACCTGCTCAAGATTCTAGTGACAACAC includes the following:
- a CDS encoding TIGR02147 family protein → MARQPKLQKVEKSLHVEHGLVTVTIDPEMVEILENAPQQVMGHARLLLAGLRSGGKIDAFELMPDDLKGVWDLLKVKNLPRPLSILIGLGGPKIQEINIDLSPKHKDYALVTIDLNSEEMKRIHPYWLEYYLNKRLEKKNCDWKLDPSCIQSIWERKVHSKEDIRNYPLAKKTEYNPRRHGKRFAIRIRPYSLDIYVILGDLKGYEEEELSQAIIKDIQKAIFKLSVDPRNSGVFKVFVGHIQKQIHLAYHGPAAMGYGFPMTFLGGLAFTRTVKVQGVDPLLPMAYLKSLESKLDIRGQNLLGIANNELDIERCAKALLRKRLIRLNKEKDLQVITGRVLLRGFIAARQDHDYCRRGMEVAQEGLTVKKAHRDYKTMMIGVAKNAIPEYMELYQNFKREATLLLQKSRGRDLYHFNLQFFPLTRIAPKPVEQLREENEDFRDSRWCNLLIREMVGLPGVKDDPTWFGLHMNPGIPISDIKSSLSMLKRGGFLKYDQLKGRLSQTTKDIIAEEPSYLQGIQFHTDVLNLALLSEAWKQPDQGDFISISFTTDDATRKEIQKVYDRFLYQIFERASKTSEPNGIYQLSVQLFPLMRGSDLPG
- a CDS encoding c-type cytochrome, which translates into the protein MKLTGIIWSLFAVSILGSACDSSEPVATQYKKNLAAGDATTGGATDGGGATDDDAGADEGSAPDGGGDVDPALAEAGLAFFNENNCAVCHVEGGGGAGPDLNGNVDPDPVQLKSNYDGEGSHTNFPISDEQAQQLAAAFTG